Part of the Grimontia kaedaensis genome is shown below.
TGTTCCATCATGGAACTTTACGCCTCCACGGAGTTTAAACGTATAGGTTTTGCCATCTTCACTGACCGTCCAGCTTTCTGCCAGCGCAGGTTCAACTTCCAGAGTGCCATCTTTGTAGCGCACCAGACCCTCATAAAGGTTCATCAGGATCCGGAAATCATTCACGGCCGTCACAGCATGTGGGTCGAGTGACTTAGGTTCAGCGACCTGACCCACGATGAGCACATTAGGTGGTGTTTGCGCTGAAGCGGACAAAGGCACTATCGCACACACCGCTATCAATGCGGTCTTGGCTACACTCAGCAGCCTTTTCATGAAATCACTTTTCATTTGTTTCATGGGGAAACTCCTTCCCAGTTTGTGGATGTGAAGTTAATCGTTGGTTAACTTTTATTCACATTTATCACTATAAATTACTTGCCGCAAGTATTTATCATGATAAATTGACACTAATGAGTGTCGAAGTCACACTTAGATCACTGGCTCAGGAGCGAGACCTATGACTTATTCAATATTGGCACGAGATCCAGAAACTGGCTCGATAGGTGCAGCAGCAGCCACAGGCGCACTATGCGTAGGTGGTTGGGTGATCAGAGGTGATCTACGCGCGGGGATGTCTGCTTCTCAGGGGGCAAAACCCAGTACACTTTGGGGCGAAGATGTGCTGTCTCAGATGGCAGCTGGTTCGACAGCTTCATCTGCGGTGAATGCAGTCACCAGTGCGGATTCAGGTGCCGCATACCGACAACTTGCCGCGTTAGATCTTAATGGAAGCGGTGCTGTTTATACTGGCAGTAAGAATGGATTGGCCCATGGCAGTTTGATAGAAAACAACGTCGTCGTGTGTGGTAATTTACTGTCAGACACCAAAGTGCTCGACGCCATGATGCTGGCTTTCAAAAACAGTCAGCTTGGTTTTGAAGAGAGATTGCTTGCTGCTCTTTTTGCTGCAGACCGATCAGGAGGCGATTATCGTGGTCTAATGTCTGCTGCTCTTCTCATCTACAAACCAGATTCACCACCCACCACTCTGCGTATTGATTACCACGATTCACCGTTACTCGCTCTGCGAACCTTGTATGAAAAACATTGTGATCCCGACTATCAGGCATGGAGGGAAACCTTGCCATCATCAGAACATCCGGAGCGTTAAACGATGAACCACCTTTTAGGCCAAAGAGCCCAGGAATATTTGAAACAACTTGCCGATTGTTCTGCATCAGAAATCGGCGTAACCCGTTTTCCATTTACATCGGAACATAAACGCGCTAACGCCTTGCTGAAAGATTGGATGCAAGAAGCTGGCCTCAGTGTTCACATGGATGACGCTGGCACATTGATCGGCCGTTATGATGCAGGAAATGACGCACCCACCCTGTTAATGGGTAGCCATCAGGATAGTGTCAAGCAAGGCGGTGCCTATGATGGAATCATGGGAATAGTGCTACCTATCGTTGCCTTAGATTACTTGAATCGTCAGGGAAGAAAACTGCCCTATTCTGTTGAAGTCCTTGCTTTTGCAGATGAAGAAGGTGTGCGTTTCCCTACCGCGCTTGTTGGTC
Proteins encoded:
- a CDS encoding DUF1028 domain-containing protein is translated as MTYSILARDPETGSIGAAAATGALCVGGWVIRGDLRAGMSASQGAKPSTLWGEDVLSQMAAGSTASSAVNAVTSADSGAAYRQLAALDLNGSGAVYTGSKNGLAHGSLIENNVVVCGNLLSDTKVLDAMMLAFKNSQLGFEERLLAALFAADRSGGDYRGLMSAALLIYKPDSPPTTLRIDYHDSPLLALRTLYEKHCDPDYQAWRETLPSSEHPER